In Bacteroidales bacterium, the genomic stretch TTAGCTTACTTCCTGACCAAAGGCGGATCGCAGTCCCCTACCCTGTTTATTTTCGATGAGCCGACAACCGGCCTGCATTTTCATGATATCAGGAAACTGATGGATGCTTTTGATGCGCTTATTGAAAAAGGACACACCATCATTGTGATCGAGCACAACCAGGAAGTAATCAAATGTGCCGACTGGCTGATCGATTTAGGCCCGGAAGGCGGGGAATCCGGCGGTTATGTAGTTTTTGAAGGGGTTCCTGAAGACTTGGTGAAAGTGGAGAATTCCTACACCGGGAAATACCTGAAAGAAAAACTCTCCTGATTTTATAAAAGCCTTTGCCTGACTACTTCAAAAAGCAATACTCCGGCAGCAACAGAAACATTGAGAGAAGATATTTCACCCTGCATCGGGATCTTTACTATCTGGTCGCAGCTTCTTAACAATTCCGGGGAGATACCTGTTTCTTCCGATCCCATGATGATGGCAAGGGGTTTGGAATAATCTTCATTGAAGCAGGTATTTTCGGCCCGTTCACTGGCAGCTATCAGCATGATACCGCTTTCTTTCAAAAATCTTGCTGCAGCCTTAAGAGATTTTTCCCGGCATACCGGTATCCTGAGCAAGGCGCCGGCAGAAGTCCTCACCGCTTCTTCATTGATCTGGGCACTTCCCTGCATGGGGATAATAATGGCATGGACCCCTGCACACTCAGCCGAACGGCAGATGGCGCCAAAATTCCGCACATCCGTTATCCCGTCGAGGATCAGGAACAACGGATTTTTGCCTTCTTCAAAAACCATCTGTACAAGGTTTTCCAGCGTCTGGTAGCTGATTTCAGACACCAGGGCTATCACACCCTGGTGATTCTTCCGGGTGATCCGGTCGAGCTTTTCCTGGGGTACAAACTGAAACGGGATATCGTGTGTTCTCACTAGTTGGAGCAATTCAGCGGAAAAAGTACCTTGCAGCCCTTTTTTAAATAAGATCCTGTCGATCTCCTTGCCACTTTTAATTGCTTCCGTAACGGGATGAAGGCCATAAATAAAATTTTCTTTTTCCATCGTTAAATCTCCGTTAGTCCCAATAATTAATTACAAAGATCAATAAAATCTTCAGTTTTGCGGGTTAATTTTTGTCGGTTTGAGATTGGGCGAATGATCGGGTGAAAGAACGATCAGGCGATCGGACGATATTCGAAATTTTGCTGGCAGATTCCCGCCTTTGGGGTAATGACGGGGTTGAGAATTTCTAGAAAGATTGCAGGGTATTATAATCCCGTAGGGACTTCATTTATCTAATCAGTGCCACAGTTCCCACTCTCTCTTGGTTTCCTTGTACTCCATCAATCGAGAAAATGATTTTGTACGCATAGACTCCACCCGGGCAAGGATTTCCATTCTTTTTCCCGTCCCAGCCGATGGAGATGTCATCCGAATTAAAAATCAACCCGCCCCAGCGGTCGTAGATCTGCATGTTGAATTTAGTGATATAATCGCCGGTGGCGAAAGCTTTGAAGGTATCGTTCAGTCCGTCTCCATCGGGTGTGAAAGCGTTGGGGAAGTAGATATGATAAGATGGGATTTCCTCGGTTTTGAGAAGGATATATATTGAATCTACACCCGTGCAGCCTGCCGGGGATTCGAGTTGCACTTTGTACATGCCTTCTGTTTCGATGATGATGCTTTCGGCGGTGTCGCCGGTATTCCATAAATAAGAAGCCAGTCCTGCTCCGGCTTCCAGGAGGTAGCCTGCTTGCACTGTTAAAGTATCTGTGCCGTGAAAAGCTGCAACCGGATTTTCGCTTACGACCAGGTTGATGGACTTTTGGTCGGTGCAGCCGACTTGATCAGTTGCCTGCAGGATATAATCGCCGGCCTGAGATTGATTAACATTGAAGAAGAAAGGATCGGAGGTAGTGATCGTTCCGTCGGGATAAGTCCACTGGAAAGTGAAGGGCGGTTGGTTGCCCGAAGCAATGCTCATGAAGCTAACCGCTTGGCCTTCACAGACCGTTTTCGATGCTGATAATATAACGGATGGAGGATCATAGATAGTTACTTCCCCTGTATGAAACTCGGCCGGGATGACTGAGCCTTGGATGTTCGTGAAATAGCTTTCCGTGGTTCCGGTGTACCAGGCCAGTTCGCCCTGCCCGGGATTCTTAGTCGTGAAAACCAGCTCTGCGACGGTTTCAGGCTGGGTGAATGTTACTGGTGATTGTGAATTCCAGGCCAGGTTGATCACACCTGCCGCCTGGTCAACCCAGCCAGTAAGACTGTCAACGAGTTGCAGATGGACATTGGTAAAGCCTTCGCATTGCAGGTTATCCGCGTTATAGCTTAATTTCAGATGAAAAGTTGCCACGGAATTGAAGTTATCGACATTTACAGGTACCATGGCAGTGTTACCCAGGCAATGCCCTCCTGGCCCGGTGATGGCGTGAAGGTAGGTGAGGATGATGTTCTGGATTTCGATAGTGAAGGTCGTATCGCAATCGTTTTCGTCTTTGACAACACAAATGTAGCTTCCGGCTTGAAGATTATTAAATGTCCCGTTGTTGGTTTGCCATGTGCTGCCGTTGTTGATAGAATAAAAGATTTGCGGAGTACTTCCGGTAGCTGTAATATCGATGGAACCGTTCTGCAGGAAGTCGGTTTCATCCGAGACAATGGCCTGCTGCACCTGCGGGCCGGGAATGTCCTGCAGGATGACCGGATTATCGATATAAAATCCATCGCAGCCATATTGATCTTTAACCCGTACCACGTAACTCGCAGCAGTTAGTGCTGTAAAAAGGCTGTCAGTTTGGTAGCTGTTCCCATTGTCGATGGAATATTCCAGGATTGAGCCGGGAGGCGAAAAGGCTATGATGATCAACTGCCCGTCTGGCCGAAAGCAATGCGGAGAGATGGTTTGAACCTGTGTCACCTGCAGGTTACCGGCATCGGTGATGGTGTAAGCAGAGGAGGAAGTCTCGCAGCCGTTGCCATCGGTGACCGTAAGGACATACTGCCCTGCCGGCAGGTTAAAGACATCAATACCTGTTCCGTAATCGTTGCCGGATAGGTCCTCCCAGAGATACTGCAGAGGATCGGCTCCCTGGATGGCCAGTCCGGTGACAGAGCCGGTGGCTCCTCCGCAGGAAGTAGGCGTTACAACCAGAGAAGATTCATCAATCAGTATAGGTGGGTAAAAGCCGACATGGATCGTATCGCTGCCAGTGCATCCGGTCTCGAAGAATGAAGCTCTGACCCAGTAGGTACCACTATCCGTAACAGTAATTTCTGGACTGCCGAACTGGCTGGTGCTCCACGAATAGAGATCGGCAATACAATTTGCATTCAGTGTAATCGATGTTCCCTCGCAAATAACAATATCTGGTCCTAAATCTGGTTTAGGGGTAGGATAAATCTCGATCTCCCGGGAAGTATGTTCGAACCTTCCGGTAGGATACCAGATATCGACTTCCACCTCATGGATGCCGGCGTTTTGAAAGGTATAAGTAGGTGAAAGCTCATTAGAATAATTTCCCGGTGCAAATTCATCAAAAAACCATTCTACGCTGTCGGGTGTAGGGACAAAATGCGGGATGAAATGAACGGCAGAGCCCTGGCAGTAGTCATCGGCTTCCCATTCAAACCGGTAGAGGTAGTCGAGGAGGAAGTTGGGCAAATCCCAGCTATGATGTCTTCCTCCCAGATAAACACTTAAGGTATCAAAATCACAGGCTGCGCCAAATTCCCAGGGTTTGTTGATCACACTGAGATATTTATCCCATGGATCTCCGCATGTATCAGCCAGACAGGAAGCATATATCCTTCCATCATTAGAAAGCTGAAGGCTCCGACCCGTATTTTCCCTTACCATGATTCCTGAATCATGAAATGCGGCTGAATCCCCGGCGAACTTCAAATCATATTGATACAACGCCCCTCCTGACCATGTGTCACCATTACCGTAAGAAATATAGAGGTATTTCGAATCCGGTGAAAATTCGCAATCTGTCATGTCATCATAATCACCAAAGTTATTTGGCAAAGCAATGTAATATATAAAATCGATCTTACCTGTTTCTGCGTTAAAGGAACACACCTCAAAATCATTTAATGGTCCAAGAACATGTGTCCAATAACAGGCAACCATATACTTTTTATCCGGAGAAACTTTAACAGGTCCACCTCCTTCATTAAATTCCCTGTAAATCCCCGGGGAACTATAAACCGGCACCAGGTTTACCCCGGCTGCATCTACCCCGAAACATGCATACCTGTCATCAGTGAACAGTCGGGTAATGACCCAATAACCGTCTCCTTCTGCATTTTTGAGCACAAGCAGTTGTTCAGCGGCATTGTTAGCTGCTTCCAGTTTTACATTTTTCA encodes the following:
- a CDS encoding gliding motility-associated C-terminal domain-containing protein → MKLRKTILSLILLSFLSSASLFAQREADNWIFGDWAGLNFTTGDPVPIFVNPTKAHPLHDGAIMSDTLGNILFYCDGKTIWNRDNKVMLNGDGLFPEDDGGPAQAAIAFPKPNSKTQYYIFTVSAHDFPDGLYYSLVDMTLDDGLGGVTAVKNVKLEAANNAAEQLLVLKNAEGDGYWVITRLFTDDRYACFGVDAAGVNLVPVYSSPGIYREFNEGGGPVKVSPDKKYMVACYWTHVLGPLNDFEVCSFNAETGKIDFIYYIALPNNFGDYDDMTDCEFSPDSKYLYISYGNGDTWSGGALYQYDLKFAGDSAAFHDSGIMVRENTGRSLQLSNDGRIYASCLADTCGDPWDKYLSVINKPWEFGAACDFDTLSVYLGGRHHSWDLPNFLLDYLYRFEWEADDYCQGSAVHFIPHFVPTPDSVEWFFDEFAPGNYSNELSPTYTFQNAGIHEVEVDIWYPTGRFEHTSREIEIYPTPKPDLGPDIVICEGTSITLNANCIADLYSWSTSQFGSPEITVTDSGTYWVRASFFETGCTGSDTIHVGFYPPILIDESSLVVTPTSCGGATGSVTGLAIQGADPLQYLWEDLSGNDYGTGIDVFNLPAGQYVLTVTDGNGCETSSSAYTITDAGNLQVTQVQTISPHCFRPDGQLIIIAFSPPGSILEYSIDNGNSYQTDSLFTALTAASYVVRVKDQYGCDGFYIDNPVILQDIPGPQVQQAIVSDETDFLQNGSIDITATGSTPQIFYSINNGSTWQTNNGTFNNLQAGSYICVVKDENDCDTTFTIEIQNIILTYLHAITGPGGHCLGNTAMVPVNVDNFNSVATFHLKLSYNADNLQCEGFTNVHLQLVDSLTGWVDQAAGVINLAWNSQSPVTFTQPETVAELVFTTKNPGQGELAWYTGTTESYFTNIQGSVIPAEFHTGEVTIYDPPSVILSASKTVCEGQAVSFMSIASGNQPPFTFQWTYPDGTITTSDPFFFNVNQSQAGDYILQATDQVGCTDQKSINLVVSENPVAAFHGTDTLTVQAGYLLEAGAGLASYLWNTGDTAESIIIETEGMYKVQLESPAGCTGVDSIYILLKTEEIPSYHIYFPNAFTPDGDGLNDTFKAFATGDYITKFNMQIYDRWGGLIFNSDDISIGWDGKKNGNPCPGGVYAYKIIFSIDGVQGNQERVGTVALIR
- the rlmB gene encoding 23S rRNA (guanosine(2251)-2'-O)-methyltransferase RlmB, coding for MEKENFIYGLHPVTEAIKSGKEIDRILFKKGLQGTFSAELLQLVRTHDIPFQFVPQEKLDRITRKNHQGVIALVSEISYQTLENLVQMVFEEGKNPLFLILDGITDVRNFGAICRSAECAGVHAIIIPMQGSAQINEEAVRTSAGALLRIPVCREKSLKAAARFLKESGIMLIAASERAENTCFNEDYSKPLAIIMGSEETGISPELLRSCDQIVKIPMQGEISSLNVSVAAGVLLFEVVRQRLL